One window from the genome of Jeotgalibaca sp. MA1X17-3 encodes:
- the plsX gene encoding phosphate acyltransferase PlsX — translation MRIAVDAMGGDNAPQAIVEGILLAQKEFSDLEFNLYGDENLINPILGEGYNKEKIHLVHTDEKITGTDEPVRAIRSKRNASMVLAARAVKNGEADALFSAGNTGALLTAGLLIIGRIKGIDRPGLMPVLPVIGRGDEQFILMDVGANSDSKPENLHQFGILGSYYSEFVLGVKSPRVALLNNGSEEGKGNELTKKAYSLLAEDSSINFVGNTEARELLSGDADVVITDGFTGNAVLKTIEGTALGIMKMLKSSILNGGIQTKVGGMMIKGALGEVKDTLDYSKHGGAVLFGLRAPVVKTHGSADKTAVYYTIKQIRKIISSQVINDLVTHFEKEDDKAVVEEPKK, via the coding sequence ATGCGGATAGCAGTTGATGCTATGGGTGGAGACAATGCTCCACAAGCAATTGTAGAAGGAATATTATTAGCACAAAAAGAATTTTCAGATTTAGAATTTAATCTTTATGGAGATGAGAATCTAATCAACCCAATTTTAGGTGAAGGGTATAACAAAGAGAAAATCCATCTGGTTCATACAGACGAAAAAATTACCGGTACAGATGAACCCGTTCGAGCCATTCGCTCAAAACGGAATGCTTCTATGGTATTAGCAGCAAGAGCAGTTAAAAACGGTGAAGCAGATGCCTTGTTCTCTGCAGGGAATACCGGAGCATTGCTAACAGCAGGTCTTTTAATTATTGGACGAATTAAAGGGATTGACCGTCCTGGATTGATGCCCGTGCTACCTGTTATTGGAAGAGGCGATGAACAATTTATTTTAATGGATGTAGGAGCTAATTCGGATTCAAAACCAGAAAACTTACATCAGTTTGGTATATTGGGCTCTTATTATTCTGAATTTGTATTAGGTGTTAAATCCCCGAGAGTTGCATTGTTGAACAATGGATCAGAAGAAGGAAAAGGAAATGAATTAACAAAGAAAGCTTATTCGCTTCTAGCAGAAGATTCTTCTATAAATTTTGTTGGAAACACAGAAGCAAGAGAACTTCTAAGTGGTGATGCTGATGTAGTTATTACAGATGGTTTTACTGGTAATGCTGTTTTAAAAACAATAGAAGGAACCGCTCTAGGAATAATGAAAATGTTGAAGAGCAGTATTTTAAATGGTGGAATTCAAACAAAAGTTGGTGGAATGATGATTAAGGGCGCTTTAGGAGAAGTTAAAGATACTCTAGATTATTCCAAACATGGCGGGGCTGTTTTATTTGGATTAAGAGCACCGGTAGTAAAAACCCATGGTTCAGCTGACAAAACTGCTGTTTACTATACGATTAAGCAGATCAGAAAAATTATTTCTTCTCAGGTAATTAATGATCTCGTTACTCATTTTGAAAAAGAAGACGACAAAGCAGTCGTAGAAGAACCAAAAAAGTAA